In Monodelphis domestica isolate mMonDom1 chromosome 1, mMonDom1.pri, whole genome shotgun sequence, the sequence TTAAGTTTAATATGGAGTTGCCTTAGGAGTTTTTGAGAGTAAAAGCAAGATTTGGTGTGGGCAGGGAATATAGCTTGGGTTGAAAATAGGGATTGGAGAGAAGAAGGGTTATGTAGCCAGTGTCAGAGAATGGTATTGGGTTCTGCAGATGAATTTGTCTATCTCTTACAActccttttgttttatttaggaGGTGTCATCAAGAGATACTTTTCTCCTTAGTAGAAGAAATGAGGTTTTTTAGGTGTTAGGCTTTCTGTTGAAAGAGACCTGGAATATACAGCCTACATTGTCTTTGTTGTTGATTTTcaatgaccccatttagagttttcttggtaaagatactggagtggtttgccatttccttttctagctcatttgtgacttgcccagggtcaggccagatttgaattcaggaagatgagtcttcctgacttcaggtctggtactgtattcatttttatcactTAGGCTCTCTCTACATTTTCTAGTACAATctatatttcaagaaaataaagtataatttaaaataagattttatgTGAGGAATTTTTTCTAAAAGTCATGTAGTCTTggcttcttttatagatgagaaaatcatGGCCATAGGAACctaagagacttttccaaatttataaaTCTGATGGCTAAAAGTcagatgttcttttaaaaaaaatactatacagCCTTATTCTTAATAGCTTTGTAAAGTCTCTAGTTTTATGTTTTCCAAATTGGCAAATTCCTTTTCTTGTTTTAGGGCATGTAATCTTTTTGTAGGTAAGAAACAGGATTCTAATGAAATTTgccagtttaaaaaatatttctcattcccttcacttttattctcatttctttctcttcttcctattcaTATTCACTGACTGAAGTTTTGACTGGTAAAAGTCATGGGAACTCTGTGTTCTTTTTAGTCCTCTGCAGTCCTGTATCACCTTTTGCTTGGTTCTAGTATCTAGAGAGaagttgtaagatttaaattaacataacactccaagaattatattttatagagtttacTGATAATCagttgaagtagaaggaataaaaaggaagtagaaggaataaaaaaacgAATTATCTAACACAATTAAAACCATGTGAACAAGTTCTCTCGACTCTCCTTCACCTCACTTCCACTGCATGCTACTACACAAAGAGAGAGCGAAAGAaggggctacacaaaatttatattctGCCTATGTCAACACGTAATGTTagaaggagagtggggtgctgggaattgtagttctgggATTCAGATTCCAATTGCACAAAGGGAAGGAAACCATTCATACCTTACTTTCCCTCTACCATTGTATGGAATCCCTAACTCAGGTTTCCAACATACAGAATCCcttttttattcacttctttctctatacctccctcttctcctttcctattAGAAACAGTGTGGCAGAATCAAAGCAGTGCTTATGAGCAAGCATTGACGATAAAAATTCATAACTAGGATAATTTTtaatccaaacctttcatttaCAGAGGAccaaactgaagcccagagaggttaggtGCCATGTTCACATTTGCTTAGAAAGTTAATGAACCCACATCTTATCCCCATAGCATGTCTCCTACTGCAGAGGCAAGGATATCACCTAAGAATCTATTTCTCACTCCAGTGACCCATAGACTTACATGTTCTACTCTCCTGCAGCCCCACAAACTGTTGCCATTCTTTTCCCTTATGCTTCCCAAGACTTTTCCAATGGAAGGATTTGGGAATTTgctcttcatattctttttcctctggttgtagttttttttttccaaaaggaacAGGAAAGTAGAGAGAATATCTTTTGTCAGAACTCTACTTCATGGAGCTTTCAGTACATCAGAACTGGCTAGTGTGGAGTTATAAAAGTACATCATAAGATTAGAATAGGCAAGGACTTAAGAGATCTCTGTGTCCAactttttcttatcattttacaTCATTTTACACACAAAGAAACCTAAGGACCAGAGAGGttaatttgcctaaggtcacacagaacaGAAACAAGACCAAAATCCAGGTTTTCTTATTTCTTGCCCTGGTGCTCTTTCTGCTGTTCTACATTGGTTTGTGTGTTAATGCATCAGTTGTTAATATTTTGTgagtaattaaaaaaaccctGAATGACAACATTTTGTTAATTTGATATTTAGTTTAATTGTGATTAGCTTTGTTTTTGTGGTCTTGTGATTGTTGATGGGACGTTTGAGGGGAAAGTATTACCCAGTCTTCTCTTGCTTTACgcgaacattttttcttttttttttaatatatattttatttgatcatttccaagcattattcgttaaagacatagatcattttcttttcctcctcccccccaccccccatagccgacgcgtaagtccactgggcattagatgttttcttgatttgaacccattgctttgttgatagtatttgcattagagtgttcatttagagtctatcctctgtcatgtcccctcaacctctgtattcaggcagttgctttttctcggtgtttccactcccatagtttatcctttgcttatgaatggtgtttttttctcctggatcactgcaagttgttcagggacattacaccgccactaatggagaagtccattacgttcgattataccacagtgtattagtctctgtgtacaatggcgAACATTTTTTCTTATCAGGCTGCAAGATGAACAATGTTAATGTGGTATATACGCCATGGTCTAACCTGAAGAAAACAGCAGACATGGATGTGGGACAGATAGGATTTCACAGGCAAAAGGATGTAAGTATTTCTTATCCATATTTGGAAGGAAATGAGTTTTTTTATAAATAcagtacaggtatcccttccatatcagGGGGAGTTAAGGGCATAGCACCTTTGTGATCTGATAAATCTTAGTAAAATTTTTTGCCCCTTTCTCTACTGGAGAAAAAGTctgaagtttttctttatttttatgaggtATTTGTAGTACCTTTTTATAAAACTTGGATTGAGTATAGTCAATATATCAGTATTATACAAtgccataaatatattttttgcatttctgagtttcaaaactttttctgtgtcatcttctggccttcatgtgtcatctacagcttctgcaaaactcccccaaaattccatttaatttcctTATGTTGACCCACAATATATtgaaagtcacaatgtggaagggacACCTGTACTCAGTTTACCATTTCAGTTATACAAGCAcaatgtttttatcttttatttatttcattataaaaatattttattttgccaattacatgtaataacaaatttccacataagttttctgaaatgatTTAGATCAAATTGTCTAccttcctccatttccttccccttcctggagctgggaAGCAATTTGAACTGAGTTAGAAGtgtaaacatatttccatattgatcatttttgagagagaataatcatataaaaccaaactccaaaataaaaacccagataaaaggaaaaattgtatgctttgatcagGATTCCCAaccccaacaattctttctctggaggtggatagtagtatttgtcataagtcccttagaattgtcctggatcattataatGCTTAGAGTAGCCAAATCAACatatgatcattccacaatattgctgttactatagtACAATGTTTTGAGGGTTGATtatgtttaaaaaaggaaataactggGACTGATCCCATATACAGTAACTGAGGACTCTCTGGATGGCTTCTTTGACATTTCCTTTGTCCCTTCTCCCTCAGCCACCTTTAAGCAGAAGAATATTTTATTCCaaggaataaaaaagtttttctctTATTCCCCTCCCCAATTTCCCCTCACAAAGGTGAAAATTGTAACAGTAGAGAAGAAAGTAAATGAGATTCTGAACCGATTAGAAAAGACCAAATTGGAGCGGTTCCCAGACCTAGCAGCAGAGAAGGAATGCCGAGACCGAGAGGAAAGGAATGAGAAGAAAGCCCAGATccaagaaatgaagaggaaagagaaagaagaattgaagaagaagaaggaaatggatgaaCTTAGGTGAGTTGGAACTGTGAGGCTTACTTCAGAGATTGATTTCCAGTTTTCTCCATGATAAAATAAAGGGTTTAGACTAGATCTGTGTTGTCCAACTCAAACAGAAATAGACAAAACTTTAAATTAACATTATTATtgctatgtgaattttaaaattttattttgtcaaatatttgcCAGTAACATTTCTCTTTCTGGACTATTGGGTACAAATTTGACCCTTCTGTTCGAGATGATTTCTTAGATACCTTTTAGCCCTTCCCTGACTTATTCCTCAGATGAACTTCTGATGCCCTGGTGTTGACCCTaaaccttttgatcctccttacAGTTGGCTGTTGTTGttgtagggttttgtttttatccctctttttttcttgggtcacttgattttttttttaatatttagtcaatttagaacattattccttggttacaagaatcatattctttccctccctcccctcctcccacctcttcctgtagctgacgcacaattccactgggttttacatgtgttcttgagtCACTTGAATCAGGAAGATAATGTATAGCTCTGCAGTAGTGGTTCATGACAGCTCCatgctttccagctctagatatgGTGTCTTGATTAGCACTTCATATTTTGACTTACTTTGACATACTTTGACTTCTCTACTTCATTTCCCTGTCTTTGTTTtagttcttcattttcttcaaacttttctttatctataaactaAGGATTATCTCTTAAAACTTAAAGCCTCTCAAGTTTTATTATACAGACTTGTTTTCTATTCTTCTCTCTCATGAGCTTTGATCTTCCTAATATTCTCCACATATTGTGctaattttctgtttctatacttctcttttttttttcctctgcatcTAAAAATATTGGtctagaattgaaagggacctttgaggtcatATACAAcacctctctcattttacagatgaggaaatagattaaatgacttgcccagagttataatgttagtaagtgtctgtagtgagtcttccttattccagttCTCAGTCCACTGTACTCCTTACATGTCTCCTCATAGCTCTGCCAGGATAAAATCCTCTCCATTCCTTTAAATTTGTCTCAAGTTCCATTTCTTTCTAACACTTATAGTCAGAACCAcataattatttattctttatttttcatgtgtAGAGTTTTATCTCCAAAAttgatcccattcacattcagttatggtTACTAACTGTATATTGCCCTCCatcttaattttcctcttttgattctgctctgtttccttttcctctgttcttcctcatcagtgttttgctttttctcaCCCCCCATGTTCTCtacccccttccttctcttattctcctatttctctgtagggtaagatatagTTCTATACTCCACTGAGTAtggttgtttttctctctctgagccagttactatgagagtaaagtttaagcattgcccatcaccaccctcacctccactgtaatagtttttcatgcctctttacgttatataatttaccctattcctgctaaaagactgcctaccctttgatccagtcatatcactgctgggtttgtaccccaaagagatagtaaggaaaaagacttgaacaagaatattcataactgcgctctgtggtggcaaaaaattggaaaacaaggggatttctttcaattggggaatggctgaacaaattgtagtatatgttggtgatggaatactattgtgctcaaaggaataataaagtggaggaattccatgtgacctggaatgacctctaggaattgatgcagagcgaaaggagcagaaccaggagaatattgtacacagagaccaatacactgtggtacaattgaatgtaatggacttctccattagtggcagcaGTATCCAAACAACTTAgagcgatctatgagaaaaaacactatccacattcagaggaaaaactgtgggagtagaaacacagaagaaaaaacaactgcttcagtACATGGGCCgaggggatgtggttggggatgtagactctaaatgaggatcctaatgcaaacaccaacaacatggaaataggtttcgatcaaggacacatgtaatactcaatgaGATTGCACGTctgctgcgggaagggtggggggaggggagagagggaaataatataattcttgtaaccaaggtataatgttctaaattgactaaataaattaacttaaattaaaaaaaaattaaaaagataatataccttattctatctctcccttcccttttctctcagtgcaatcctttttttaccccttaatttttttttatatcatatcatcataatcagcttacttccccaccctctAAGTATAGTCCTTTTATCTGCTCTACTACAAAGAATAATGTTTAAGAATTGCAGATATCCTCTTTccttgaatcccttaaattttctctttcttatttacctttttaggcttctcttgggtctcatatttggacttcaaattttttgtttggaCCTGGTTTTTTCCTCAGGAATGTCTGGAAATATTCTGTCTTATTGAATTGACCATTTTTCCCTCTGAAAGtatatacttagttttgctggctaagtgactctgggttgtaaacctagatatttctctttcttgaatatcatattccatgccttccaattTTTAATGTGGAAGCCACTaagtcctatgtgatcctgattgtagctacatagtatttgaattgtttctttctggctgcttgaagtatttctCCTTGGCTAgagtgttcttgaatttagctattgtATTTCTGGaggttgtcatttgaggatttttttctggagatgatctctggattctttcaatttctattttattttcttattcaagaatatctgggcagggggcagctgggtagctaagtgaattgagagccaggccttgacaggaggtcctgggttcaaatttggcctcatactcTTCccagttgtgttaccctgggcaagtcatttaatccccattgcctagcccttattgctcttctgcctttgaaccaatacacaatactgattccaagatggaaggtaaggttaaaaaaaaagaatatctgggcagtttcctttgataattttttgtattatgatgtccaagattttttttgatcatggctttcaggtagtctaataattcttaaattgtgcCTTCTGGCTTTTATCTTCCAGTTCAGttattttctcagtgagatatttcatgttttcttctgttgttttttttcattcttttgattttgttttattgtttcttgatgtctcatgacatcattagcttctagttacTGAATTCTAAATTTTAGGGAATGATTTTCTTCATTAAGGAATGATTATAAGGAATGCTTTTGagcctcttttttcattttgcccATTTCTGCttgctttgctttcatttctcttctccattttccctctgtctcccttaattgctttttgaaatattttttgagtttttccagaatatatgtccaattcatatttttcttttggactttgcatgtgttagTTTTACTTTCACTGTTCCCTTCTGTGTCTATGtcttgctttttgtctccataaaattctctatatttaggtgctttttttttgtcatccgTTCATTTTTCTAACCTTTTTTATATTTAGGCTGTATTCTCTTGGATGTTAGGGTACCTGTCTTAAgattcagtccttccttgatactttatttctgggtttcttttggtttcagttcttctaagatgGTATGATGGCCCTAGggccaggagctctgagggccatctcccactgctgattcagttaACCCTTGAGACTGCTGATGACTGAAATTCTCACTTCAGACTTGGGTGTAGGCCTTTGGTCTCACTCTGGACTTGATCAGGTCACACACACAGTAGATTGCTCTGTCCTTGAGGCTTTGTTGAGAGGCTCGGGGGGCCCATCTTTGAGTCCACCAACTATGCCAACCTGGAATCTATGTCCTCACCACAGGCCCTAGTTGGGactcctggcttcactctgggcccacacagatcaggctGCTTCAGCACAGAATGCCCTGAACTGGAATTCTAGACCCCACTGCAGGTTTGCTTGGAATCTCAAGGGATAAACATCATATCCCCTTTCTCCAGAAAAACCCTAACACTATTTGAAATATCTTTTCTCTTCTAGGAGTTATTCTTCACTAATGAAGTCTGAAAATATGTCTTCAAATCAGGtatatttctaattttgtttgttttagtatcATGTTTTTACATGAGTTTGGTTTAAAACAATTCATTTAGGATGAATTGAATTGTTATTGGTGATATTCCTGTTTTATATTCTTCTGTTAGCCTAGTTGGCATCTGTTGTCCACTAGGACTGAAGTCTGTTACCCTTGACCCTCACTTTTAATCTTTTTACCTCCTgggatatttaaaaatgaaattattgtgAATGTCAAGAGATCAGTATACTTTTTCCACCGTTAATGATCTTTTTGtcctcttctatttatttttcttctgccctTTCTTGCCTTGGTCACTGAAGAgtgtttattatttatctttttttatttctttttatacccTGGTGGCAGCCTATTCTAGCTAGAAATAGAGTCAGAAACAAAATTTTCATTGAAACTAAAAAGAGTCAGTAGCAATATTAGTGCTCACATTCATGTGTTATCCAGTAGAGGTTTTTAACTCTGATTCACAAGTTCCAAACATAACAGAAGAAAGCATGCTTTGTACTCTTAATGTGGTAATCATGGCATTTTTGATTAAGGAGGTTAGCTGCTTGAAAGGGCAGGGAACCTAAAGTCAGCAAAACTGGCTGTGAATCCCACTTCTGTCATTAATTAGTGCCATTATTtggattatttttgtttatttatctgAACCTCGGTCTCTGTAAGATGAAGagcataatatttatatttaatatgtttACTCTCATATACTGTGAGGCAAACattctataaaatatatcatctataatttttatcacaGCCTTTAAGAATCACATAAAATTGCTTTTCTCAGGACTTCTTTTAAAACTTGTAGAGGTGGGGCCATTTAATAATTAATGTCCTTTGCAAAACATTGAAATTAATGCTCATAAAGAGAGGATGTATTTGTAAGATTATTACAAATGTTTTAgtaattttatttggtatttagtACATGAGTACTTTGCTCataagagtcagcttttgaatgcatctttaatactttcatgattTGTTTCTGTTTGGAACCCTACAATTTATACATGTTTTAGACCATTGACTATAATATTAGAGCCATTTTATGGAAAATATTTGAGACCCTGTTAATTCTAAAAGATCAATAAGCCCAATAGTCTCATTTATACTGTTAGTGAAGCACTGATTGGTGACTCAGAGAAGTCAGTTTCACACCTTTAAAGAAGTGATATTCAAACTCCTAGTTAAGGTTCTATGCATGCCCCTGGTGTCACTTTTCTACAAAATATCCATATCAACAAGTAATACATATTTATCACTTTGGGGACCCTTTGCTTGGAATTCTTGAAACTCTGCTGAAAAGTTTGGTACATCCCAAGTCCAAAGTCAACATTGTTTAAAAAAGCTCTCTATTATTTGTTGTATAAAGAATATTTCCGGATGAATTTCATCAGAATCTGGCTCTCAGCTTGTGTTGTGACCTTAAATATTTCCATGCCAAGCATAAGTGAATTAAAACTTTTTGGTCATTGTGCTAGAGTTAATCTTGCACTTTTTAATATGTGTGCACAAATACCATCTGATTAGTGACAGATGTTTAAAATCTCTCCACTAAAAAATTAAGTTCACAGAGTAAGGGTTTTCTAATCCTCTTGATCCTTATTTCTATGTTCCCTTCAGTTCCCCTCCTTGTCCACCCCACTTCCCATCCTCGTGCTTCTCTTGTGCTTCCTCCTTTTCAGGGGTTGCCAAGCTTGATCTTTTGTAACAGGTTTGAATCTGGTTCAGGTTTCCAAGGAAGAACTGAACCAAATTAATTACTGTCCCAAATTGTATGGGCACAAGGAATTATTTTGCTCTTCCCATCCCCAACTCCATGCCTCATCTCATAAATAGATGGTAAAAACAACAGCAATAGCAACAAACCCAGTTGGTATAGTGAAATATTTACTGagctaaataaaaatattgag encodes:
- the CCDC25 gene encoding coiled-coil domain-containing protein 25 isoform X7 gives rise to the protein MGKDKYENEDLIKYGWPEDIWFHVDKLSSAHVYLRLHKGERIEDIPKEVLMDCAHLVKANSIQGCKMNNVNVVYTPWSNLKKTADMDVGQIGFHRQKDVKIVTVEKKVNEILNRLEKTKLERFPDLAAEKECRDREERNEKKAQIQEMKRKEKEELKKKKEMDELRSYSSLMKSENMSSNQVLRPTPQIQIRIVLLEAI
- the CCDC25 gene encoding coiled-coil domain-containing protein 25 isoform X4, yielding MRRLRCKKTDSSVYTIYMGKDKYENEDLIKYGWPEDIWFHVDKLSSAHVYLRLHKGERIEDIPKEVLMDCAHLVKANSIQGCKMNNVNVVYTPWSNLKKTADMDVGQIGFHRQKDVKIVTVEKKVNEILNRLEKTKLERFPDLAAEKECRDREERNEKKAQIQEMKRKEKEELKKKKEMDELRSYSSLMKSENMSSNQVLRPTPQIQIRIVLLEAI
- the CCDC25 gene encoding coiled-coil domain-containing protein 25 isoform X8; protein product: MKVSFTKHLILKFPTDEDLIKYGWPEDIWFHVDKLSSAHVYLRLHKGERIEDIPKEVLMDCAHLVKANSIQGCKMNNVNVVYTPWSNLKKTADMDVGQIGFHRQKDVKIVTVEKKVNEILNRLEKTKLERFPDLAAEKECRDREERNEKKAQIQEMKRKEKEELKKKKEMDELRSYSSLMKSENMSSNQDGNDSDEFM
- the CCDC25 gene encoding coiled-coil domain-containing protein 25 isoform X5 is translated as MVFYFTSHADSSVYTIYMGKDKYENEDLIKYGWPEDIWFHVDKLSSAHVYLRLHKGERIEDIPKEVLMDCAHLVKANSIQGCKMNNVNVVYTPWSNLKKTADMDVGQIGFHRQKDVKIVTVEKKVNEILNRLEKTKLERFPDLAAEKECRDREERNEKKAQIQEMKRKEKEELKKKKEMDELRSYSSLMKSENMSSNQDGNDSDEFM
- the CCDC25 gene encoding coiled-coil domain-containing protein 25 isoform X3, which encodes MVFYFTSHADSSVYTIYMGKDKYENEDLIKYGWPEDIWFHVDKLSSAHVYLRLHKGERIEDIPKEVLMDCAHLVKANSIQGCKMNNVNVVYTPWSNLKKTADMDVGQIGFHRQKDVKIVTVEKKVNEILNRLEKTKLERFPDLAAEKECRDREERNEKKAQIQEMKRKEKEELKKKKEMDELRSYSSLMKSENMSSNQVLRPTPQIQIRIVLLEAI
- the CCDC25 gene encoding coiled-coil domain-containing protein 25 isoform X6, encoding MKVSFTKHLILKFPTDEDLIKYGWPEDIWFHVDKLSSAHVYLRLHKGERIEDIPKEVLMDCAHLVKANSIQGCKMNNVNVVYTPWSNLKKTADMDVGQIGFHRQKDVKIVTVEKKVNEILNRLEKTKLERFPDLAAEKECRDREERNEKKAQIQEMKRKEKEELKKKKEMDELRSYSSLMKSENMSSNQVLRPTPQIQIRIVLLEAI